The following nucleotide sequence is from Candidatus Paceibacterota bacterium.
TGGGCGGCATCCTGGTGCCCGGCGGCTTCGGCAACCGGGGAATTGAAGGGAAGGTCCAAGCCGCGCGTTACGCTCGCGAACGCCATATTCCTTATCTCGGCCTCTGCCTGGGCATGCAAATTGCCACCATCGAGTTCGCGCGTAATGTCCTCAAGCTGGCCAAGGCCCACTCCACGGAGTTTGATCCCAGCACCCCTCATCCGGTTATCGCCATGCTCGACGCTCAGACCAAGGTGACCCGCAAGGGGGGCACGATGCGGTTAGGGGCTCAGCCATGCCAGTTGAAGGTGGGGACCAGGACGGCGCAGCTCTACGAGGCCTTCGTGGTCCGCGAACGCCACCGCCATCGTTACGAGTTCAACAACGCCTACCGCGAGCGATTCCTCAAGGCGGGCTTTGCCTTTAGCGGTCAGACACCCGACGGCAAACTGGTCGAGATCATAGAACTGCCAGATCACCCGTTCTTCATCGCCAGCCAATTCCATCCCGAGTTCCGCAGCAAACCGCACCAACCGCACCCGCTGTTTACAGGCTTCATCGCCGCAAGCCTGGCCCATGGTCGCCAGAAGCCAATGGAGCCTCACTCGTGAGAATATCTCGAACGATCACCCAGAGATGCCTCTCTGACCAACGAGTTGTCGCCATCTCGTGTTGAAGGGTGTGCCGCCAGTCTCCACCTCCAGCGAATGACCTACCCCCACGCCATCCGGTTCCTGTATAACCTCCGCTGGTTTGGAGCCAAGCTCGGCCTGAGCAACACCTTCAAGCTAGCGGCGCTAGCAGGCAATCCCCAGGACCGACTGCGCTTCATCCACGTCGCCGGCACGAACGGCAAAGGCTCGACCTGCGCCATGCTGGAGAGCATTTACCGAACGGCGGGCTTGCGGGTGGGCCTGTTCACCTCCCCTCACCTGGTCGCCTTTGGCGAACGCATCCAGGTCAACCGCCACCCCCTCTCGCAGCGCGAGACCGTGCGGTTGGTTGCCGAGATGCAGCCGCTGCTGGAAGATGGCTGGGGGACGTCTGGCAGCACCGCACAGGCCCTTGGCTCGGCACGTACTGTGGAACCACGCGGACCGGTGACTCCCCCTTCCAGCGGAGTGGAAAATCCAACCTTCTTCGAAGTCGTCACCATTATGGCGTTGCGCCATTTCGTCGAGCGACAATGTGACCTCGTAATTTGGGAGACCGGCTTGGGCGGGCGGTTGGACTCCACGAATATCGTCACCCCTCTACTCAGCGTCATAACCAACATCCAATACGATCACCAGGAGTGGCTCGGCGAGACGCTGGCCAGCATCGCCGCCGAGAAAGCCGGCATCATCAAGCCCGGCATTCCCGTTATCACTGCCACGGAAGGAACCGAACCACTGAAGGTGCTTGCGGATACCGCCCGGCGTCAGAAGGCTCCGCTCACAACCCTCTCCTCCCAGGAAGCACTCCGCCCGCCCCTGGATACCCTCCAACTGCCGCTGCTCGGCCAACATCAGCGGATGAATGCCGCCGTTGCGGTAGCCACCGTGCGGGCGCTTGCCCCGCAGCTTCCCGCAGGTGAGGACACGATCCGCGCCGGTCTGGCCCATGTGCACTGGGCCGGCCGCCTGCAACTGGTGACTCGCCCCACAGGGCAGAAGGTCTTGCTCGACGGCGCCCATAATGTGAGCGGCGCTCAAATCCTCGTTGCCGCGGTGAAGGACTACTTTCCATCCGCGAAACCCACCCTGGTGCTCGGCATCCTTCGCGACAAGGACTGGCCAGGCATGTGCCGAATTCTAGCACCGCTGGCCGGGCGCATTCTGCTGGTCCCAGCGCCCAGCGAACGCAGCGCTACACCGCAGGAGCTCGCCGAAGCGTGCCGGCGCGCCAATCCAACCGCACGCGTCAGCTCATATCCTTCCCTGGGCGAGGCTTTGGCCAGCACTTCTGGCGACGACTTTGTCACCGTCGCCGGTTCGCTTTATCTCGTCGGCGAGGCCATGGAACTACTGCACCTGTCTCCGGCAAAGCCGGCTGACGAACGCGGCCTCAATGAATGGAGCAGCCCGACCACCCCCCTGCCAAACAACGATGTTGGCAGATGAGTCAGATTGACTAATAATGGAGCTTCTAGCTGAAATCAGTTCAGTTTTCTTGACGGCTGGCGGCTTGCGACTAGATTTCATGCGTTACCCAGCACCGGGCAAACTCTGGCCTGCCGGGTGCGATTGCCGATGAACATCATTACGAACGTATTCAAGTCGTCACTCGGTAAGAAATACATCATGGCGGTAACAGGCTGCTGCCTGTTCCTGTTTGTGATTGGGCACATGGTGGGCAACCTCCAAATCTTCCTGGGCCGGGAGGCGATAAATCGCTACGGCCACTTCCTGCAATCCAATCCCGAGTTGATCTGGCCTGTGCGGCTGGGTCTGTTAGTGGTGCTGGTGTTGCACATCTGGTCAGCGATAGTGGTCTCGCTGGAAAACAAGGCGGCGCGACCCGTAGGCTATGATGCCTATAAACCCATTGGGTCCAGCTACGCCTCGCGAACGATGTTGATGGGCGGAATCATCGTCTTCGTGTTCATTGTCTATCACCTGCTGCACTACACCGCCCAAGTGCAGCACCTCAATTTCACTCACCAGAACTTCGCTGCCTTCATGGAGAAGCTCCCCGGGCAATTTCCGCCGGAACGGCACGACATTTACAGGATGATGGTTGTAGGCTTCAGCAAGCCCCTGGTGTCAGGCTTCTACTTGCTGGGATTGGCGCTGCTGAGCCTGCACCTCAGCCACGGGGCCAGCAGCATGTTCCAATCGCTGGGCTGGAAGAACGAAACCTATCGGCCATTCTTCGATCGAGCGGCCCGGGTGGTCGCGTGGCTGATCTTCCTCGGCTATTCCTCCATCCCGATTGCAGTCCTCTGCGGCTTCGGAAAGGAAGCCTTGAAATGACCCTCGACGCCAAAATACCAAGCGGCCCGCTGGCCGGGAAGTGGGACAAGCACAAGTTCGACCTCAAACTGGTCAACCCTGCGAATAAGCGGAAATTTGACATTATTGTCGTCGGCACCGGCCTGGCCGGCGCATCGGCCGCAGCCTCCCTGGCGGAGCTGGGCTATCAAGTCAGATGCTTTTGCTTCCAGGATAGCCCTCGCCGCGCCCACAGCATCGCCGCCCAAGGCGGTATCAATGCCGCCAAGAACTATCAGAACGACGGCGACAGCGTTTATCGGCTTTTCTATGACACGATCAAGGGGGGAGATTTCCGCGCCCGCGAAGCAAATGTCTATCGTCTCGCCCAGGTCAGCGTGAACATCATTGATCAATGTGTCGCCCAAGGCGTTCCTTTCGCGCGCGAATACGGCGGTCTCCTCGCCAATCGTTCGTTCGGCGGAGCGCAGGTCTCACGCACCTTCTACGCCCGCGGCCAAACTGGCCAGCAACTGCTGCTCGGTGCCTACCAGACCCTCTGCCGCCAGATTAGCCTCGGTGCGGTGCAGATGTTCCCGCGCACCGAGATGCTTGACTTGGTGGTCATCAACGGCCACGCCAAAGGCATCGTCGTGCGCGACCTGATCACCGGCCAGGTTTCCTCCCATGCCGGCGATGCTGTCGTGCTGGCCACCGGCGGGTATGGTAATGTCTTCTTCCTTTCCACCAACGCCAAGGGATGCAACGTCACCGCCACCTGGCGCGCATACAAGAAGGGTGCCTGCTTCGCCAATCCCTGCTACACCCAGATCCATCCCACCTGCATCCCTGTCAGCGGCGACCACCAATCGAAACTGACGCTCATGTCCGAGTCGCTGCGCAACGACGGCCGCGTCTGGGTGCCCAAGCGCAAGGAAGACTGCACCAAGCCTCCCGGCTCCGTCCCCGAATCGGAACGCGATTACTACCTGGAACGCAAATACCCGAGCTACGGGAACCTGGCACCTCGTGACATCTCCTCGCGCGCAGCCAAGGCGGTCTGCGACGAAGGTCGTGGCGTCGGACCGGGCGGGCTAGGCGTTTACCTCGATTTCGCCGACTCCATCAAGCGGCTGGGTGAGAATGTCATCCGCGAGCGCTATGGCAACCTGTTCGACATGTATGAGAAGATCACCGGCGAGAACGGCTACCAAGTGCCGATGCGCATCTATCCCGCGGTGCACTACGCGATGGGCGGCACGTGGGTGGATTACAATCTCATGACTACGCTGCCTGGGCTGTTCGTGCTTGGCGAGGCGAACTTCTCCGATCACGGCGCAAACCGGCTCGGCGCCAGCGCCCTCATGCAAGGGCTGGCTGATGGCTACTTCGTCATCCCCTACACCATTGGACACTACCTCGTGACCTCCAAACAGCCGAAACCCTCGGTCAGCCACGCGGAATTCAGGAAGGCTGAGTCCGACATCAACGCCTTCACCAGCCGCTTGCTTGCAGTAAAGGGCAAGCGCACCCCGACCTCTCTGCACCGCGAATTGGGCAAACTCCTTTGGGAAAAGTGCGGTATGGCGCGCAATGAAGCCGGACTGAAAGAGGCCTTGAAACGAATCCCTGTGTTGCGTGAGGAATTCTGGAAGACGGTCAATGTCACCGGCGAGAGCGGCGAGTTGAACCAATGCCTGGAGTACGCCGGCCGCGTGGCTGACTTCATGGAATTTGCCGAACTGCTCTGCCTCGACGCCCTGCACCGCCGCGAATCCTGCGGCGGCCATTTCCGCGAGGAATTCCAAACCCCCGACGGCGAGGCGCAGCGCGACGACGAGAACTTTGCTTACGCCGCCGCCTGGGAATACCAGGGCCCGGACAAACCGCCCGTATTACACAAGGAAGCCCTGGACTATGAAGAAGTCCATATGAGCACCCGCAGCTATAAATGAACCTGACCCTCAAAGTTTGGCGCCAGAGGAACGCGACCACTCTCGGCCGGTTCGAAACCTACCAGGCCCGCGACCTCATCCCGGACATGTCTTTCCTGGAGATGCTCGACGTGGTCAACGAGGACATCATGGCGCGCGGCGGGGACCCGATCGCCTTTGATTCCGACTGCCGCGAAGGCATCTGCGGGATGTGTTCGTTGGTTATCAGCGGCATCCCCCACGGCGGCCATCGTGGCACCGCGACCTGCCAGCTTCACCTGCGGCATTTCAAGAACGGCGACACCGTCACCATCGAACCCTGGCGGGCGAAGGCCTTCCCCATCGTCAAAGACCTGATCACAAACCGCAGCGCCTTTGACCGCATCATCCAGGCCGGTGGCTTTGTGTCCGTCAACACCGGCGGCGCACCGGACGGCAACGCTATCCCAATCCCCAAGACCGCCGCGGAATCCGCGATGGACGCCGCCGCGTGCATCGGTTGCGGCGCCTGCGTGGCGGTTTGCAAAAACGCCTCAGCCATGCTCTTTGTCGCCGCCAAAGTCTCGCACCTCAACCTCCTCCCGCAGGGCAAAGCCGAGAAAGACCGCCGAGTTCTCAACATGGTGAAGCAAATGGACGAAGAAGGCTTCGGCAACTGCACCGTCACTGGCTCGTGCGAAGCCGTCTGCCCAAAAGAAATCAGCCTCAACTTCATCGCCAAGATGAATCGCGACTACGGAGCGGCCATACTCAAAGGGCGATAGTCAACCATCACTTCTGATAGGAAACTGGTGGGTGGTGCGGCTGACCGTAGCGAACAGCAACGAGCGCACAAGACAACACACCCACGGGGGTCTCACCTCCTTCCACGCACCAAGCTTGTTCCAGCGACCTGCCCCGCGCAGACCAACGGCCAAACCAAATTCTAGCAGACCCGGCTCAAATAGGACTGCGCCGATGCAGGCTCTGCCGTTTTACGGGCCTTTCGTCCGCACCAGCGCAGTCAAACTCTTTCGCCCGTTAGCCATGCTGTCGCACGGTGCCCCCGCTCATCAATGCCGCCAACGGCCTCGCCTGTTGCACAATCGTTCCCCTTCGCGCATCCATGGCCAATCGCTTCACCGAGCAACATAACTCTCGCCGTCAGCTTTGCAACCGGTCGGAAGATCAGGACTGCTTCGCGTTAACCTCCTGCGCCGGAATTCTCGTCGGCGCCAACCTCCCTGACCTCGGCAGCAGTCCCCAATAACCAGGGAGGGAACCTGCTCGGCAAGTACCATACCCCTGCGCACTTATCCGACCAAGCAATCATCCTCTGGCCGTGTGCTGGCCGTCCAGGGACTGTCCCATGGGGGCGTCTCCCTCGCGGTGGAGACGCGCCCCGCAGCCGGCGCCTTGTCATTGCGGATTCCTGAACTACTCGAGTTTTTGCATCGCCTCGTCCGGCGGCAACGACAAGAGCAACCGCACTACCGTCATCGTCTGGCCAGGCAGGACGAAGTCGGGTGCGATCTCGCTCAATGGCTGTAGCACAAATCGGCGCAGGTGTGCGCGGGGATGGGGCAGCGTTAGATTTGCGGTCGCGCGCCTCTCATTGCCGAAGGCAATCAAATCCAGGTCCAGCGGCCTCGGTTCATTCAAGACCTGTTTGGGCCGGCGGCCAGACTCCCTTTCGAGCGCCTGCAGTTTGAGCAACAGCGACTCCGGCGTCTCCCCCGCTCGCGGCCACAGGCCCACGACCGCATTCACAAAGACAGGTGAGCCCGGCGGACAATTCACCGGCGTAGTCCGCCAGAGCGACGACCGCAACGAAGGTGTGTCGGACAACGCCTGTAACCGGCTCATCCCCAGGAGGATATTCTCTCGGGCGTCGCCGAGGTTAGCCCCTAGCGCCACAATCGCCAGCTTCCCGAGTTCGGCCTTCGGGCCTCGGATCTCGGACTTCATTTCAAGCCCAGCACATCCTGCATGTCGTAAAGCCCGGGCTTCTGCCGCACCACCCATCGCGCGGCCCGCAACGCCCCCTCAGCAAAAGTCTCCCGCGTCGAAGCCTTATGCGTCAACTCGACCCGCTCGCCTGTCCCGGCAAAGATCACTGTGTGCTCGCCCACCACGTCCCCTCCGCGCACCGAATGCACCCCAATCTCCTCCGGCGTCCGCTCGCCCACGATGCCCGACCGTCCATGCCGCACCACCTTGTCACGTTGCTGCCGGCGCACCAACGCCAGGATATCCGCCAGCGTTTTGGCCGTCCCGCTCGGGGCGTCCCGCTTCAGGCGGTGGTGCATCTCGACAATCTCCAGGTCAAAACCCGGACCTAGTATCTCCGCCGCCTTGCGCGTCAGCCAGAACAGCGTGTTCACGCCCGCAGAGAAGTTCGAGGAGAAAACGATGGGGATTTGCGCCTGGCAGCTGCCAATCTGCGACTTGCCCTCCTCCGAATGGCCGGTCGTGCCCACCACGATCGCCTTCCCGTGCGCGGCGCAAAGTGCGGCGATGGCAGGGGTGGCGCTGTGCGAGCTGAAGTCAACGATCACGTCGCCCCGCCCGATCACGGATTGCAGATCATCCCCCTTGTCTATCTGGCCGACGATCCGCAGATCGTGATAACGCGCGGCGCAGGCGATGATCGCCCGCCCCATGCGGCCTTTGGAACCGGTGACGACGATTTTGGTCATACGTGTTACGTGGTGCGTGTAGCGTGGTAGAGTGGAACACACATCACGCAACACTATCCTGCTTCAATACGCCCACCGCCCTGGGAAAAGTCAAGCGCCTGGATTCAATGCCTTTTTCACTTGAAGCCCGCAACGGTTCCTGCCATAAGACACGCATTGCGTAAATCCGCCCTTATGTAAGGGTCATCAGTCAGTTCAACCGAAAACGAACCGGAATCTAGAATGACAAATAACAACGTGCGCGGTGTTTATCCGAGATTGCAGTTGGCGTATCTGCTGCAATTTGCGATTTGGGGGAGTTGGTGTGTGGCCCTCGGCGGTTACCTCAACGGGAAGATGAGCGGCCCTCACATCGGGTATCTCTACATGGCGATTCCGTGGGGGGCGATTATCGCGCCGATGTTCATTGGTCCGATCGCTGACCGTTACTTCTCCGCCCAAAAGGTTCTGGGGCTGCTGCATCTAATCAGCGGCGCGGCGTTGGTAGCCTGTGGTGTCATCTGTGTGCAGGCGGAGGCCGGTGCGGCAGGGGGGACGGTTGTGGTTCCATTTGCGTCGCTGATGGTGTTGATGCTTATTTCGGGAATCTGCTTCATGCCTTCCATCGCATTGATCAACACCGTTGTGTTCAAACACATTCCAGATTCGGCATCGGCCCCCAAAGTGTTTATATTTGGAACCGCCGGCTGGATCCTGGTGAATCTGGTTGTGGAGATCTTCGGGGGCGGTGCCGCGCGTCCTAATTTCTTCTTCGTGGGTGGCGCCTGCGGTATCTTCCTCGGGCTTTACTCCTTCACTTTGCCGGATACGCCCCCCAAGGGAGCCCCGGCGCAAGGGGAGAAGAAGGACCTGTTTGGCCTAGGGGCATTGGCCATGTTCAAGTCCCCCACGTTCACCATCTTCGTCTTGTGCGCGTTCATGGCCAGTATTTTCGGGAGTAACTACTTCTTCCCGTCCGTGGTTCCCTACCTGAGCGAGTTCGGCTATCCGGCGCCGGTCGCACTGGGCACGCTCAACCAGTTCTCGGAGCTCTTCTTCATGGCCATCCTGCCGTTCTGCGTCGCCCGGATCGGTCTCAAGTGGGTTCTGGTGATCGGCATGAGCGCTTGGGCCGCACGGTATTTCATCTTCACGCTGACAGGGTTCCAGTTCGCGCTGATCGGATTGCTCTGTCACGGGATGGGCTACGCGTTCCTTTATACAGCGGCTTACATGTTCGGCGACCGAGTCGCACCGACGCATCTCAAGGCCAGTGTGCAGAGTCTGCTGGCGTTCCTGCTGCTGGGAATTGGACAGGTGCTTAGCGGTTACGCTTTCGGCTACCAATTTGAGCGCAACGCCCCGGCGATCACCAAGACGGTCGTGATCGAGGAAGGGAAACCAGCGAAGGGACTTCCCGCCTGGAATGATCCAGCAATGGAAACGTCGGGGTGGCGGTACCTTGATCTGGCCAAATCGGTCAAATACTTGCGGGGTGACAAGAATGTCTTTAACTTTGGGGAGCACCTTGGCCTTTATACCAAGGAGGATGGCTCGATTGACCTCGCCAAACTGCCGGAAACCTGGGAGGTGGGCGGGGTGTCCTACAGCAAAGCCGAGTTGAAGGCGACTTTCGATAAGATCGGCACTCAGGTTACCCGTGAGGACTATCTCAAGGCCCAGCGGCATAACTGGAAGGGTTTCTTCATCCCTGCGGCCATCTTCGTCCTGGTCTGGACAGTCTTGTTCATCGTGTTCGGCCGGCAACCGGCCGAGGTTCCAGCCGAACCCGCGAAGACCTAGGCAGGGTTCGCTACACTATTAAACCCGCGCGTGATGCGTGAGGCCTGAACTCACGCACCACGTTTCGTTGCCTACTGCAATACGCCGACGGCCTTCAGAGTCGTGCGCAGCAGCTCGCGGTTCTTCGGGCTCATGGGGACCAGCGGCAAGCGATACTCTTCCTCGATCCGGCCCAGCATCGCCAGCGCAGCCTTCACCGGCACCGGGTTGGTCTCGATGAACAGGTCCTTAAAGAGTGGGTAATACTTCCGGTGCAGCCTCAAGGCCGCCTGGATCTTTCCCGCTGCGAATGCCCGGACCATCTGCGCGACCGGGCGGGGAATGACGTTCGAAGCCACGCTGATCACGCCCCGCGCGCCGACCGCCATGAAAGGCAGGGTCAGCGAATCATCACCGCTCAGTATCTCAAAGCGCGGCCCGAGAACCGCTCGCAACTGGCTCACACGGTCAGCGTTGCCGCCCGCTTCCTTGATACCAATGATATTGCTGCACTCCCGCGCCAGACGCCGGACTGTGTCCACGCCAATCTCAATGCCGCACCGGCCAGGGACGCTGTAGAGCACAATGGGCAGGCGCGTCCGGCGCGCGACCTCGCGGAAGTGCTGGAACAGACCCTCCTGAGTTGGCTTGTTGTAATATGGCGCCACCTGCAGGGAGCCATCGACTCCGGCCTGCTCGGCTCGCCTGGTGAGGAGAATGGCCTCGCTGGTGGAGTTGCCGCCGGTGCCGGCGAGCACCTTGATCCGGCGCCGCGCGAATTTCACCGACAAAGCGATAATATGGATGTGCTCATCGTAGTCCACCGTCGGCGACTCGCCGGTGGTGCCGACCGGCACGATGCCGTCCACGCCGCCCCGCACCTGAGCCTGCACCAGGTTCTTGAGGGCTGCTTCGTCAACCTTGCCATTCCTGAATGGCGTTACAATAGCTGTGTGAGTTCCAGTGAACATACCGGGATAGCGTCATCACAATGAGACGCGATGCCGCATCTCAAATTTCAATCTTTCCCTCGAAGACAAACTCCGCCGGGCCGCTCAACCGCACACCCGTAAACTCCCCATCCGCGTCCTTGAAGCTGACTTCCAGTTCTCCCCCGCCCTGGACCTGCACCTTCACCGGAGACGTGAAACCGTGCAGCCGCGCCGCCACCAGCGCCACGGCTGTCACACCCGTCCCGCAGGCCAGCGTTTCGCCTTCCACGCCGCGCTCGAAGGTCCGCACCCGAATGTGATTCGGCCCAAGCCGCTGCGCGAAATTCACGTTAGTGCCCTTCGGGCCGAAGTGCGGGTGCCGGCGAATTTCAGGGCCAAGCTGCTGCAGCATCACCCGGTCGGCGTCGGCCACGAACACCACCGCGTGCGGCACCCCCGTGCTGATCGAGTGAATCGTCTCCATGCCCGTCGAGAGCGGGATCCGCTGGTTAAGCCGCAAGTCGCGTGGTGGCGTCAGGTTCACCGTGACCCGCCCCCCCTGAAAGCTGGCGGTGATGACCCCCGCTCCCGTTTCGAACGTCAACCCCCCACTCAGCCCGGCGACCTTCTGCACGAAGCGCGAAAAGCACCGCGCCCCGTTGCCGCACATCTCGCCCGTGCTGCCGTCGCTGTTGTAGAATTCCCAGGCCCAATCCGCCTTGCCCGAAGCCGACGGCACCAGAACCAGAACCCCATCGGCCCCTACCCCGCGATGCCGGTCGCAAAGCCGCACCACTTGCTCGGGAGACAGCCTGACCTTCTGTGCCCGGTTATCAATAAGCACAAAGTCATTCCCTGCCCCGTTCATCTTGGTGAATTCCAGTACCATCAGTGCAAAAGATAATCTGCGGAGGGTCGGGTGTCGAGACGGGAGTGCCGCAGACGGCGAGGTGCCGCTGCTCGACGCCCGCCGGCGGGGCGTGTATCTTCGCAATATGCGCTCTGCGTTGAACGCTCTGCCGCCGCTGATCCTGGCTTCCGCATCACCTCGGCGGTCGGACTTGCTGCGCCAGTTGCGCGTGGAGTTCAAGGTCGTGCCGGCGGACCTGCCGGAAATCCATCACGAGCAGTTGACGGCCCGCGAGCTCTGCCAGATCAACGCCTACCGTAAGGCGCGATTTGTTGCCAAGAAAGCTCCCGACGCACTGGTGCTGGCGGCAGACACCCTGGTTTACTTGCATAGCATGCTATTTGGCAAGCCGGGCGACATCCAGGAGGCGTACCAGATGCTGAGACGCCTGGAAGGCCGATCTCATCAGGTGGTAACCGGGATTTGCCTATTGCATCTCCGGGGCCATCGCCAGGCTGTCTTCGCGGAAACTACCACCGTGGCCTTTAAGCCGCTGGATGAGGCGGCCATCGCTCGTTACCTGAGCCGGGTCAACCCGCTGGACAAAGCAGGCGCGTACGCCATTCAAGAGCACGGGGATCTCATTGTGAAGGAGATCACCGGTTCCTACAGCAACGTGGTCGGCTTGCCCATGGAACGACTTGCCGCCGAACTGAAGTCGTGGGCCGCGACGTGAAGGTGCGCCTCAACTTTCACGTGGCGCGCGTCAGCCGCGGCTCAATTCCTGCCACAGATAAGCGCTCATCGCCTGGCCTTTGGCAAAGCACCCCAGGTCAAACTTCTCGTTCGGCGAGTGGGCGTTGTCGTCAGGCAGGGCCAGCCCCAGTAAAAGCGCGTCGGCGCGGAGTATCTTCTTGAAGTGGTTGACGATTGGGATTGAGCCGCCTTCGCGGACGAGCACCGGTTCGCGGCCGAAGGCCCGCTTGAGCGCGCGCAAGGCAGCCCGCGCCTGGGGTCCCGTGGGGGAAACCAGGTAAGGCTCCGCGCCGTGGCCCCCTTGGATGTCCAGGCGCACTGTCGGCGGGCACAGCTTCTCCAATTGCCGCCGGACGCACTTCATAACATGCTTCGGGTCCTGGTTGGGCACCAGTCGCACGGTGATCTTGGCGCGCGCCCAGGCCGGCACAATGGTCTTGCTCCCTTCGCCCTGGTACCCGCTCGTCAGGCCGTTTATCTCGAAGGTCGGCCGGGCAGAGCGCTGTTCCGCCGGGGTGAAACCGTGTTCGCCAAAGAGCTTTGGCACGCCCAGCAGACGCTGGTAATCGCGGGCATCAAAGGGCACTCGCGCATACTGCTTGCGCTCATAGGCGGACAACGGCTGCACGCCATCGTAGAAACCCGGGATCGCTACGCGGCCTTTCGCGTCGCGCAGTTTGCCCAAAAGTTGGCAGAGGGCCATCGCCGGGTTGTCCACCGTCCCGCCAAAAATGCCCGAATGCAGATCGCGCGATGGCCCATGCAACGTCACCTGGAAACTGGCAATGCCCCGCAGGGCGTAGGTCAGCGCGGGATGCTTCGACGTCGGCATGCCGGTGTCGGAGATCACAATCGCGTCGCAAGCCAGCTCGGACCGGTGCTCCCGCAGGAAAGTGGCCAGACTGCTGCTGCCAACTTCCTCCTCGCCCTCGATCACGAAGGTGATGTCGCATGGCAACGGCGTCTCCGTCTTGAGATACGCCTCCACCGCCTTAAGGTGCGCCAGGTTTTGGCCCTTGTTATCGCTGGCGCCGCGGCCGAAGATAGCGCCACGGACCACGCGCGGCTCAAACGGCGGCGAGGTCCACAAGCCGAGCGGTTCGGGGGGCTGCACGTCGTAATGCCCATAAACCACAAAATGCGGGCGGCGCGCCCCCCCTGACCTGGCCTGCGGCGTCCTGGCGATCACGATGGGATTGCCCGCGGTGGCGCAGAGCCGTGCCTGCAAGCCGATCCGGCGGCAGTGCTTCACGACCCATTCCGCGCACGCGCGCAAATCAGGGCGGTGCTGCGGCTGAGCGGAAACGCTGGGAAACCTTACGTAGTCGCAGAGTTCAGCCAGGGCGCGAGGTTGGTTCTGCTTGAGGTAGTTAATAACAGCTTGCATTACGGGCGTTGTAGCAGGGAAAGTCACGCTATGCAATCGCTGCCGACTCTCTTGCTCAAGCCCGGTGAAGCCGACCGCCTCCTCGCCGGCCACCCCTGGGTCTATCACGGGTCCGTTCTCCGGCTCACGCAGCCCGCCGCGGATGGCGCCCTGGTGCAAGTCAAAGACCATCGCCAGCGTCTTCTGGGCACAGGCTTTTACAACTCCAAGTCCAGGATCAACGTGCGCGTCCTATCGCCG
It contains:
- a CDS encoding succinate dehydrogenase/fumarate reductase iron-sulfur subunit, which codes for MNLTLKVWRQRNATTLGRFETYQARDLIPDMSFLEMLDVVNEDIMARGGDPIAFDSDCREGICGMCSLVISGIPHGGHRGTATCQLHLRHFKNGDTVTIEPWRAKAFPIVKDLITNRSAFDRIIQAGGFVSVNTGGAPDGNAIPIPKTAAESAMDAAACIGCGACVAVCKNASAMLFVAAKVSHLNLLPQGKAEKDRRVLNMVKQMDEEGFGNCTVTGSCEAVCPKEISLNFIAKMNRDYGAAILKGR
- a CDS encoding folylpolyglutamate synthase/dihydrofolate synthase family protein, which translates into the protein MTYPHAIRFLYNLRWFGAKLGLSNTFKLAALAGNPQDRLRFIHVAGTNGKGSTCAMLESIYRTAGLRVGLFTSPHLVAFGERIQVNRHPLSQRETVRLVAEMQPLLEDGWGTSGSTAQALGSARTVEPRGPVTPPSSGVENPTFFEVVTIMALRHFVERQCDLVIWETGLGGRLDSTNIVTPLLSVITNIQYDHQEWLGETLASIAAEKAGIIKPGIPVITATEGTEPLKVLADTARRQKAPLTTLSSQEALRPPLDTLQLPLLGQHQRMNAAVAVATVRALAPQLPAGEDTIRAGLAHVHWAGRLQLVTRPTGQKVLLDGAHNVSGAQILVAAVKDYFPSAKPTLVLGILRDKDWPGMCRILAPLAGRILLVPAPSERSATPQELAEACRRANPTARVSSYPSLGEALASTSGDDFVTVAGSLYLVGEAMELLHLSPAKPADERGLNEWSSPTTPLPNNDVGR
- the folK gene encoding 2-amino-4-hydroxy-6-hydroxymethyldihydropteridine diphosphokinase, producing the protein MKSEIRGPKAELGKLAIVALGANLGDARENILLGMSRLQALSDTPSLRSSLWRTTPVNCPPGSPVFVNAVVGLWPRAGETPESLLLKLQALERESGRRPKQVLNEPRPLDLDLIAFGNERRATANLTLPHPRAHLRRFVLQPLSEIAPDFVLPGQTMTVVRLLLSLPPDEAMQKLE
- a CDS encoding fumarate reductase/succinate dehydrogenase flavoprotein subunit, with the protein product MTLDAKIPSGPLAGKWDKHKFDLKLVNPANKRKFDIIVVGTGLAGASAAASLAELGYQVRCFCFQDSPRRAHSIAAQGGINAAKNYQNDGDSVYRLFYDTIKGGDFRAREANVYRLAQVSVNIIDQCVAQGVPFAREYGGLLANRSFGGAQVSRTFYARGQTGQQLLLGAYQTLCRQISLGAVQMFPRTEMLDLVVINGHAKGIVVRDLITGQVSSHAGDAVVLATGGYGNVFFLSTNAKGCNVTATWRAYKKGACFANPCYTQIHPTCIPVSGDHQSKLTLMSESLRNDGRVWVPKRKEDCTKPPGSVPESERDYYLERKYPSYGNLAPRDISSRAAKAVCDEGRGVGPGGLGVYLDFADSIKRLGENVIRERYGNLFDMYEKITGENGYQVPMRIYPAVHYAMGGTWVDYNLMTTLPGLFVLGEANFSDHGANRLGASALMQGLADGYFVIPYTIGHYLVTSKQPKPSVSHAEFRKAESDINAFTSRLLAVKGKRTPTSLHRELGKLLWEKCGMARNEAGLKEALKRIPVLREEFWKTVNVTGESGELNQCLEYAGRVADFMEFAELLCLDALHRRESCGGHFREEFQTPDGEAQRDDENFAYAAAWEYQGPDKPPVLHKEALDYEEVHMSTRSYK
- the dapB gene encoding 4-hydroxy-tetrahydrodipicolinate reductase yields the protein MTKIVVTGSKGRMGRAIIACAARYHDLRIVGQIDKGDDLQSVIGRGDVIVDFSSHSATPAIAALCAAHGKAIVVGTTGHSEEGKSQIGSCQAQIPIVFSSNFSAGVNTLFWLTRKAAEILGPGFDLEIVEMHHRLKRDAPSGTAKTLADILALVRRQQRDKVVRHGRSGIVGERTPEEIGVHSVRGGDVVGEHTVIFAGTGERVELTHKASTRETFAEGALRAARWVVRQKPGLYDMQDVLGLK
- a CDS encoding succinate dehydrogenase cytochrome b subunit gives rise to the protein MNIITNVFKSSLGKKYIMAVTGCCLFLFVIGHMVGNLQIFLGREAINRYGHFLQSNPELIWPVRLGLLVVLVLHIWSAIVVSLENKAARPVGYDAYKPIGSSYASRTMLMGGIIVFVFIVYHLLHYTAQVQHLNFTHQNFAAFMEKLPGQFPPERHDIYRMMVVGFSKPLVSGFYLLGLALLSLHLSHGASSMFQSLGWKNETYRPFFDRAARVVAWLIFLGYSSIPIAVLCGFGKEALK